A window from Theobroma cacao cultivar B97-61/B2 chromosome 3, Criollo_cocoa_genome_V2, whole genome shotgun sequence encodes these proteins:
- the LOC108661110 gene encoding uncharacterized protein K02A2.6-like, which produces MEMYFDGTSNALGHGIGAVLVSLNGKYYPATARLNFNCTNNITEYEVLVMGLQAAIEMKADVIDVYGDTTLVICQMRAMFRIKEAADVGPFDLKVREVSAHYLNVKEEVDDCINFARKCHKCQVYADRIHAPPAPLHVFTAPWPFSMWGMDVIGLITPKASNGHRFILVAIDYITKWVKAASYANVTQKVVYRFIQREIICQYGLPERIITDNASNLNGVMVNDICAKFKIKHHNSTTYCPKMNGAVEAANKNIKKIVEKMTEVYKDWHEKLPFALHAYRTSVRTSTGATSYALVYGTEAVLPVEVEIPSLRVLMETELEDAKWVHSRYEQLNLIEEKMLAALCHG; this is translated from the exons ATGGAGATGTATTTTGATGGAACATCTAATGCTTTGGGGCACGGAATTGGGGCAGTGTTGGTTTCTCTAAATGGAAAGTACTATCCTGCCacagcgagattgaatttcAATTGTACTAATAATATAACGGAGTACGAGGTGTTGGTAATGGGATTACAAGCAGCAATCGAGATGAAGGCTGACGTGATAGATGTTTACGGAGATACGACTTTAGTGATATGTCAAATGAGAG CAATGTTCAGAATAAAAGAAGCGGCTGATGTAGGTCCTTTTGATTTAAAAGTCCGTGAAGTCTCCGCACATTACTTGAATGTTAAGGAAGAGGTTGATG ATTGCATAAACTTTGCTCGAAAATGCCACAAGTGTCAAGTTTACGCAGATAGAATCCATGCTCCACCAGCCCCATTGCACGTTTTCACAGCGCCTTGGCCATTTTCAATGTGGGGAATGGATGTGATTGGGCTTATTACGCCAAAAGCCTCTAATGGACATCGATTCATATTGGTGGCCATTGATTATATTACAAAATGGGTAAAAGCAGCTTCCTATGCCAATGTGACACAAAAGGTGGTGTACAGGTTCATCCAAAGGGAGATCATATGTCAGTATGGACTTCCAGAAAGAATCATTACTGATAACGCAAGCAATTTGAATGGTGTGATGGTGAATGATATTTGCGCTAAATTCAAGATCAAGCATCATAACTCGACAACTTACTGTCCGAAGATGAACGGAGCTGTAGAGGCAGCCaacaaaaacatcaaaaagATTGTCGAAAAGATGACTGAAGTTTATAAAGACTGGCATGAGAAACTTCCTTTTGCCTTGCATGCATATCGAACTTCTGTGCGTACCTCCACCGGGGCAACTTCGTACGCATTAGTATATGGTACAGAAGCAGTTCTACCTGTTGAAGTagaaatcccatcattgaGGGTGTTGATGGAAACAGAATTGGAAGATGCTAAGTGGGTCCACTCCCGCTACGAGCAATTGAATCTGATTGAGGAGAAAATGCTTGCGGCTCTTTGTCATGGTTAG
- the LOC18604167 gene encoding LEAF RUST 10 DISEASE-RESISTANCE LOCUS RECEPTOR-LIKE PROTEIN KINASE-like 2.1 has protein sequence MQQPSHFIQFXGLMTIQRVESEENTCPAEIFTYNVFHYSDTAANITLLYGCPSRGFADKSFTCKKDQSETFAVFGNNDEYHCRGKVVEVPVEKKARDELIRGTRALDKTLFEPFETRYFAFDDYCRPCKNSGGRCGFNTTSTKVFVCYCRDRPHLIKCEPGGKGFSLGVKLAIVIAGICLLITGVITIYFKYIKTMGFLKKFTKSDLDIEAFLKNNETLAPKRYTYSDVKKMTNSFKETLGKGGYGSVYKGKLLDGHLVAVKLLNTSKGNGQEFINEVASISRTSHVNVVTLRGFCLEGNKRALIYEFMANGSLERFIYKENTNLKEHRRLTSEELYRIAIGIARGLEYLHRGCNTRILHFDIKPHNILLDENFCPKISDFGLAKLSNMKESIVSMLEARGTIGYIAPEVFCRNVGGVSHKSDVYSYGMMILEMVGGRRNIDVKVSQTSEIYFPHWIYQHLDQGNIKPELLGLMTREETEIVRKMILVGLWCIQTNPLDRLSMTEVIDMLEGSVEALRIPPKPYLSSPPRSTVMDSTSLSLP, from the exons ATGCAACAGCCAAGTCACTTCATCCAATTTTTNGGTTTGATGACAATCCAACGAGTGGAATCCGAAGAAAATACCTGTCCTGCGGAGATTTTTACATATAATGTTTTTCATTATTCCGACACCGCCGCAAACATTACTCTTTTATACGGCTGCCCGAGCAGGGGATTTGCGGATAAAAGTTTCACTTGCAAAAAGGATCAAAGTGAAACTTTTGCTGTGTTCGGTAACAATGATGAATATCATTGTAGGGGAAAAGTTGTTGAAGTCCCGGTTGAGAAGAAGGCTCGGGATGAACTGATTCGTGGAACCAGGGCTCTCGATAAAACTTTATTTGAACCGTTTGAAACGAGATACTTTGCATTCGATGACTATTGCCGGCCATGCAAGAATTCCGGTGGCAGATGTGGATTCAACACGACTTCAACGAAAGTATTTGTCTGCTATTGTCGTGATCGTCCACATCTAATTAAATGCGAACCTG GAGGCAAAGGTTTCAGTCTTGGAGTAAAGCTTGCCATAG TTATTGCAGGAATTTGTCTACTGATCACCGGTGTCATTACAATCTATTTCAAATACATTAAAACAATGGGCTTTCTCAAGAAGTTCACAAAGAGTGATCTAGATATCGAggcttttttaaaaaataatgaaactttAGCTCCCAAAAGATACACTTATTCAGATGTCAAGAAAATGACAAACTCATTTAAAGAAACACTAGGGAAAGGTGGCTATGGAAGTGTGTACAAAGGGAAGCTACTAGATGGCCATCTTGTTGCTGTGAAATTGCTTAATACATCCAAAGGAAACGGTCAAGAATTTATTAATGAGGTTGCAAGCATTAGTCGAACTTCCCATGTTAATGTTGTTACCCTTCGAGGATTTTGCTTAGAAGGTAATAAAAGAGCTCTGATTTATGAGTTCATGGCCAATGGATCTTTAGAAAGATTCATTTACAAAGAGAATACTAATTTGAAAGAACATCGACGCTTGACATCAGAAGAATTGTACCGAATTGCAATTGGAATAGCCCGAGGGCTTGAGTACTTACATCGAGGGTGCAACACAAGGATTTTGCATTTCGACATAAAACCTCATAACATTCTTCTAGATGAaaatttttgcccaaaaatcTCTGATTTTGGGCTTGCAAAATTGTCAAACATGAAAGAGAGTATCGTATCAATGTTGGAAGCTAGAGGAACAATTGGTTACATAGCTCCAGAAGTGTTTTGCAGAAATGTTGGAGGTGTTTCGCATAAATCAGATGTCTATAGCTATGGAATGATGATCTTAGAGATGGTTGGGGGAAGAAGGAACATAGATGTCAAGGTAAGTCAAACCAGTGAGATATATTTTCCTCATTGGATTTATCAGCATCTTGACCAAGGCAATATCAAACCAGAATTACTAGGCCTCATGACTAGAGAAGAAACTGAGATTGTGAGGAAAATGATATTAGTCGGCTTGTGGTGCATACAAACAAATCCACTAGATAGGCTTTCAATGACTGAGGTGATCGACATGTTGGAAGGAAGCGTAGAAGCCTTGCGAATTCCACCTAAGCCTTACTTGTCTTCTCCTCCAAGATCAACCGTAATGGATTCTACCTCCTTATCATTACCATGA
- the LOC108661069 gene encoding LEAF RUST 10 DISEASE-RESISTANCE LOCUS RECEPTOR-LIKE PROTEIN KINASE-like 1.2, which translates to MLLPLFFLIFLSLFFMNTHGNNTFLPSTCPSHDCGNGLEIRYPFWHNDSDTPNNHYCGYPHFGLRCADNGQPIFSLPNDNFYVKNINYDDYTFTLVDIDVVDQTCPRARHNLTLGTLPLYHSDLNLNLSFYFNCSSHPSNLTPVKCLGSNDLRSYVVTEENDDGVDKSDLVISCEEKVEATVMKREINMNDLISGFGAAMNKGFVLDWRRMRECGACEASQGFCGYSNAAHEFLCFCKNGQIGKDHCLGMYSITLVLVYFNVVAPCFFNCLPNISCPSLHLIFILFENDVNSRYI; encoded by the coding sequence ATGCTACTTCCTCTATTCTTCCTCATCTTCCTCTCCCTCTTCTTCATGAACACTCATGGAAACAACACCTTCTTGCCATCGACATGCCCCTCTCACGATTGTGGTAACGGCCTTGAGATTAGATACCCTTTCTGGCACAATGATAGCGACACCCCTAATAACCATTATTGTGGTTACCCTCATTTTGGTCTTAGATGTGCAGACAACGGCCAGCCAATTTTTAGCCTACCGAACGACAATTTCTACGTGAAGAACATCAATTATGATGATTATACGTTCACCCTTGTCGATATTGACGTCGTTGACCAAACATGCCCTAGGGCGCGTCACAACCTTACTCTAGGCACCCTGCCGTTGTATCACTCCGATTTAAACTTGAACCttagtttttatttcaacTGCTCTTCACATCCCTCTAATTTGACACCCGTAAAGTGTTTAGGATCTAACGATCTGCGGTCCTATGTCGTGACGGAGGAGAATGATGATGGCGTTGATAAGTCTGATTTGGTCATTAGTTGCGAGGAGAAAGTAGAGGCCACGGTGATGAAGAGGGAGATTAACATGAATGACTTGATCAGTGGATTCGGTGCGGCCATGAATAAGGGATTTGTGTTAGATTGGCGGAGGATGAGGGAGTGTGGTGCTTGCGAGGCTTCCCAAGGCTTTTGTGGGTACAGTAACGCAGCCCATGAGTTTTTGTGCTTTTGCAAGAATGGCCAAATCGGCAAGGACCACTGCCTAGGTATGTACTCAATCACTCTTGTTCTTGTATATTTTAATGTAGTGGCCCCTTgctttttcaattgtttgCCTAACATTTCTTGTCCTTCTTTACATcttatctttattttgtttgaaaatgatgttaatTCAAGATATATCTAA